A region of Sugiyamaella lignohabitans strain CBS 10342 chromosome A, complete sequence DNA encodes the following proteins:
- the BYE1 gene encoding Bye1p (Negative regulator of transcription elongation; contains a TFIIS-like domain that associates with chromatin and a PHD domain that interacts with H3K4me3; multicopy suppressor of temperature-sensitive ess1 mutations, binds RNA polymerase II large subunit; GO_component: GO:0005634 - nucleus [Evidence IEA,IEA,IEA]; GO_component: GO:0005634 - nucleus [Evidence IC] [PMID 14704159]; GO_function: GO:0003682 - chromatin binding [Evidence IDA] [PMID 24003114]; GO_function: GO:0046872 - metal ion binding [Evidence IEA]; GO_function: GO:0035064 - methylated histone binding [Evidence IDA] [PMID 17142463]; GO_function: GO:0008270 - zinc ion binding [Evidence IEA]; GO_process: GO:0000122 - negative regulation of transcription from RNA polymerase II promoter [Evidence IGI,IMP] [PMID 14704159]; GO_process: GO:0006355 - regulation of transcription, DNA-templated [Evidence IEA]; GO_process: GO:0006351 - transcription, DNA-templated [Evidence IEA,IEA]), with product MSEPGKFSSLHGRDVELVPVERRAPIYHRNAAKKAISNIAKADETGGGGGPRRSSRATKGKNSRLEERDKLEEEAKKIKAEKEKKRVEKEEKKKLEDEKKKDSKSQATATATANKVNNSDSSEAIPKKKRGRKKKDSERETDENDGEVNCICGATSVDDDDDRVMAECEKCLKWQHVVCMFGFEDERVVPEKYQCHVCDPSSYEELLNKPKQEEEEKSEENSEKQEPIKAESKEIRKRKSGSLGATDNDRETEIKQEKSKKRKTSLTDTTGPIIAQVDESTKVASVLEPKNGSFNESPNKQTSSSEDATNTAVSEPVSSAVDATPSPTSGNTDQATRPSITTDKNKDSSSFVDLGTKKIADLQDKVRRSVATALCGIFKNNILPEAVKKGVIDSSSNIDGLAEKFSVEIEESLYEHLAMKPSGSSKPKDVGPKYRDKFRTLSFNLKDDKNPEFRLRIATGQLTAEQLVTLTNEEMLNPELQKLAESVRKESIRESVLKVDTAPRLRKTHKGEELVGGDEALDLQQVKEDAYERDDDKGNANNREMLLNAETFRSERSQSVERDYDSGGNMDVVSYSPPGSPENEEYDIDDDDFNLSNIEEQGKEKEKQMEKPNDQADHLASSNNNNINSDITGPPLIWTGHVTMPGVAQFPGSATHIAGGGNFDPTSNWNQVFNLDAPIVIDGRLDDTKAIPYLRNVRHSKDIVAFVLKSDEISNPGQPNAGDELFDYFHSRHKYGVIKHRHKIVKDAYIVTVGANDEIPDYLTLSGEQLGYLRHLQATTGNVILGVFVVQPFKAGVRQSTTPPAVTAVSTSTPPATSAPLSTSEFSLLQGILAGNNGSASQSTSGLPSNPQSLLDLLQQTTGSNSKSNV from the coding sequence gaaaatcaaggctgaaaaagagaaaaaacgagttgaaaaagaagagaagaaaaaattggaagatgaaaagaagaaggataGCAAATCCCaagctactgctactgctactgccaataAAGTTAATAATTCAGACAGCAGCGAAGCAATTccgaaaaagaaaagaggacgcaagaagaaagacaGCGAGAGAGAAactgatgaaaatgatggCGAAGTCAACTGTATTTGTGGAGCCACTTCggttgatgacgatgatgaccGCGTCATGGCAGAATGCGAAAAGTGTTTAAAATGGCAACACGTAGTTTGCATGTTTGGATTTGAAGACGAGCGGGTTGTACCAGAGAAATATCAATGTCATGTTTGTGATCCATCAAGTTATGAAGAATTACTGAACAAGCCTAAgcaagaagaggaggaaaaGTCAGAGGAGAATTCTGAGAAGCAAGAGCCCATCAAAGCTGAATCAAAAGAGatcagaaagagaaaatctGGAAGTTTAGGAGCTACTGATAATGACAGAGAAACTGAGATTAAACAGGAAAAGTCAAAGAAGCGGAAGACCAGTCTGACAGACACCACAGGGCCAATTATCGCTCAAGTCGACGAGTCAACTAAAGTGGCATCTGTTTTAGAGCCAAAAAATGGGTCATTTAATGAATCACCTAATAAGCAGACTTCTTCCAGTGAGGATGCCACTAATACTGCCGTCAGCGAGCCAGTCAGTTCAGCAGTGGATGCGACGCCATCACCAACCTCGGGTAATACTGATCAAGCAACTAGACCATCAATTACTACCGATAAAAACAAGGACTCAAGTTCATTTGTAGATCTTGgcaccaaaaaaattgcTGACTTGCAAGACAAAGTACGCCGGTCAGTTGCAACTGCATTATGTGGCATCTTTAAGAATAATATTCTGCCAGAGGCTGTTAAGAAGGGGGTGATTGATTCCTCTTCGAATATTGACGGACTTGCGGAAAAATTCAGCGTTGAAATCGAGGAATCACTTTACGAACACCTTGCAATGAAACCTTCAGGTTCATCTAAACCTAAGGATGTGGGTCCGAAATACAGAGACAAGTTCCGTACTTTATCGTTCAACCTCAAAGACGACAAAAATCCAGAATTTAGATTACGAATTGCAACAGGACAACTGACCGCAGAACAACTTGTCACTCTAACTAACGAGGAGATGTTGAATCCTGAGCTACAGAAGTTGGCTGAAAGTGTCCGTAAAGAGAGCATTAGAGAGTCAGTTTTAAAAGTAGACACAGCACCTAGACTACGAAAGACGCACAAAGGAGAAGAACTAGTGGGAGGGGACGAAGCTTTGGATTTGCAACAAGTGAAAGAGGATGCATACGAACGAGATGATGACAAGGGCAATGCCAATAACCGAGAAATGCTGTTAAATGCAGAAACTTTCCGATCAGAGCGAAGCCAATCAGTAGAAAGGGATTACGATTCAGGTGGTAATATGGATGTGGTTTCATACTCACCACCCGGTTCTccagaaaatgaagaatacgacattgatgatgacgatttCAATCTAAGTAACATTGAGGAACAGggcaaagaaaaagagaaacaaaTGGAAAAGCCAAATGACCAAGCTGACCATTTAGCTagtagtaataataataacataAATAGTGATATAACTGGTCCTCCTCTAATTTGGACAGGTCATGTTACTATGCCAGGAGTTGCCCAATTTCCCGGGTCGGCAACTCACATTGCTGGTGGGGGCAATTTTGACCCTACTAGCAACTGGAATCAAGTGTTTAATTTGGATGCTCCCATAGTGATTGATGGACGACTGGATGATACTAAGGCTATTCCCTACTTACGCAATGTTCGACATTCAAAGGACATAGTTGCTTTCGTACTGAAATCAGATGAGATTAGTAATCCAGGGCAACCTAATGCTGGAGACGAACTCTTTGATTACTTCCATTCTCGACACAAATATGGCGTTATTAAGCACCGTCATAAAATCGTAAAGGATGCTTACATTGTTACAGTAGGAGCAAATGACGAGATACCGGACTATCTCACACTATCAGGGGAACAACTGGGATATCTACGACACTTGCAAGCTACGACTGGCAATGTTATTTTGGGAGTTTTTGTGGTACAACCGTTCAAAGCTGGAGTTCGACAGTCGACGACTCCACCAGCAGTAACAGCTgtttcaacatcaacaccacCTGCTACCAGTGCACCACTTTCGACTTCGGAATTCTCGTTACTTCAAGGAATTCTAGCAGGTAACAATGGTAGCGCGAGTCAGAGCACGAGTGGACTCCCTTCAAACCCCCAGTCACTGCTCGACTTACTACAGCAGACCACGGGCTCCAACTCGAAGTCCAATGTAtaa